The following nucleotide sequence is from Pseudonocardia abyssalis.
CACCACCATCGCCACCCCGCAGCTCGGCAACACCCAGGACATCGCGCTGAAGGTGTGGCTCAAGGAGCAGGGCCTCACCGTCGGCCCGAACCCCGACCAGGTGCAGATCGCCAACCTGGAGAACCCGCGCACGCTCGACGCGTTCCGCGCGGGCGAGGTCGACGGTGCGTGGTTGCCGGAGCCGTGGAGCTCCCGCCTGGTCCTCGACGCCGGGGCGAGCGTGCTGCTCGACGAGCGCGAGCTGTGGGACGGCGGGCACTTCCCCACCACCGTGCTGCTGGTCTCCACCGAGTTCCTGCAGTCCTACCCCGACACCGTCCGCGCCCTGATCCGCGGGCACATCGCCGCCACCGAGCTCGCCGCCACCGACCCGACGCGCGCGAAGACGATCGTCAACGACGGCATCGAGGCGATCACCGGCAACCGGCTCGCCGACCCGGTGATCGACCGCGCGTTCGGCGAGCTCACCTTCTCCACCGACCCGCTGGCCGCCACGTTCCCGCAGCTCGCGCAGGACAGCCTCGACGCCGGCATCACCGACTCGCTCACCGACCTGTCCGGGTTCGTCGACGTCGCACCGCTCAACGCCGAACTGGGAGCCGCCGGGCAACAGCCCGTCGACGCCGCCGGGCTCGACACACCCTGATCCCGGCACACACCACCACACTGAGGACGAGATGACCGCCACGCTGGACCGCACCCAGGAAGCCCCCACCCGACCCGCCGCGCAGCTCACGGGGGTCACGAAGGTCTTCGGCACGGGGGCGGGCGCCGTCACCGCGCTCACCGGGGTCGACCTGCGGGTCGAACCGGGCGAGTTCCTCTGCCTGCTGGGGGCGTCGGGCTGCGGCAAGACGACGCTGCTCAACATGCTCGCCGGGCTGGACCACCCGACCCGCGGCACGGTGGACGTCGCGACGGACCGGCCCGCGGTCATGTTCCAGGAGCCCGCGCTGCTGCCGTGGCTCACCGCGGTGCGCAACGTCGAGCTGCCCCTGCGCCTGGCCGGGGTGGGCCGCTCGGCCCGCCGCGACACCGCG
It contains:
- a CDS encoding ABC transporter substrate-binding protein → MARPLTRSLVLALTAALALAGCSRAEPAPDSAAAPVAGGTAAELRLGYFPNVTHAAAIIGDKEGLFVAELGDTALTVQNFNAGGEAVNALFGGSIDATFIGSGPAINAFAQSDGAAVRLVAGATDGGAQLVVRPDITSPDQLRGTTIATPQLGNTQDIALKVWLKEQGLTVGPNPDQVQIANLENPRTLDAFRAGEVDGAWLPEPWSSRLVLDAGASVLLDERELWDGGHFPTTVLLVSTEFLQSYPDTVRALIRGHIAATELAATDPTRAKTIVNDGIEAITGNRLADPVIDRAFGELTFSTDPLAATFPQLAQDSLDAGITDSLTDLSGFVDVAPLNAELGAAGQQPVDAAGLDTP